AATGGTGgacactgtagttggtaattatGTCTTGAAGCTGGAATAGTCCACAGTGTAATACTGTGCCTAAATGTGTAATGGTTGGAAGATACTGAACTTAGAAGCGTAGTTAGATTTTGCCGTTGTTGTTAGATCAACTGTGTCTCAGTAGCAGGTATAGGTGAAAGCCATATGTTGTTATGCCACTCGGAACTAGCTTTCATGTGTATAGTTCAGTGGATGAGGGAAAGGACTTTAGCTACTTTCGACTATTATGATGCACCCCAATTACTAAGACAGAATGAACAGTTTTGTGTTGTTGGTTTGTGCAGGGGTATGGCTGACAGACTTGGTCCATGTAGCGGCTCACGAGATTGGCCACGTCCTGGGCCTCATGCACTCCCTGAACCCCAAGGCCATCATGCACCTGAACGCAACTCTAACGGGGCGCAAGCTCATCACACAAGACGAGGTGTGGGGCCTGCACCGACTCTATGGTAAAGCTAAGCACCCACAATCAAAAAGCCCTGGAGAACAGACAGAATAAACAGTGTCATATTGTTTTGTAGCACAAAACAAATCACCAGTAGCATATCTTTCAAATGAAATAAATCCTTATTTAAAATAATGGTCCCACTTTAAACAACCAATTTATACAGGCTTTATAGACTATTCATGATATCTTCCTAAGCACTATATAGATGCTTCACAAATAATTGATTTACTACCTGCTGCAAGTAAACATGGCCTTAATGACTATTGTTGAACCTGTAATACAGTGAGTGAGTCATAAATGTGAAGGCAGATTGTCATCCCAAATTCCTTTCTGTAGACTGAAATTAGcactctcatccctctctttcctcctcccctgTAGGATGTTTGGATAGATTATTTATCTGTCCAGCCTGGGCGCGAAAAGGCTATTGCGACAGCAAGCGCAAGCTCATGCAGAAGCACTGCCCCTCCAGCTGTGATTTCTGTTATGGTAAGAGCAGCACTGCAAAGGAAAAAAAGATTACTCCCAATCTACTGGTGCATGGAATCGCATCTGTACCATTTGCCAATGCATCGTAACGCAGCCAACAAAACCATGATGAGGGTTTGCAGCCCTTCTGATTTAAAGTTAGATTAGATACTTGCCACTGGATGTGACTCATTCAGAAATAATTACCTCTGGATGTATTTTGGTCTGCTTTATAGTAAGCGAGCAGAGCATCTTAGTGAAGCACCTCAACAGCTTAAATTCACATAACCTCCGCAACCGGTCTCACCAGGGCCGAGGCCTCCGGTTGCACAACAGGATATGACTCCTCCTCGCCACGGCAGCCATAGATTGTGGGTTTGTCCGATTTATATGTGTAACAAGGGAGAATGTGGAGAGGAGAAAGGATACCATTCCTGGCTCCTAATCTGTTCCTCATTGTTGATTGGGAGACATTGTACGGCTGTGGAAAATTCCAGTATGACTCCAAACCACTGGAATTTCAGACTGTGGCTTGAGTGTTAGAGACGCGGAAGGTCAATTTGGGAATTCTGCGGCCCAAACTAGTGGCTGCCTTTTAAACAGACTTTCAACTGATCATGAGGCACAACATCGTGTTTACACTCATCGAATGGCCGTAGCACTTGGGTAAATTAACTAGATAGAGAATGTCCTTAAACATCTACAATGGAGTTGCCATGAAGTTTTTTGATACACATGTAGGCAGATAGTTTGAGTGTGTAAGTCTTGGGGGATAATTTTAAGTATGATCCTAAATTCCTACTCAGATCAGATTAAACATTTACTAAGAAGACATATTCTGGGCGCTTTGTTTACTTTTTGGAGTAAACATTTCATGAAAAGACATTAACATCCTTTTGTGAAATTAAAGCCATACCACACTGAGTCATGTCTGGTTAATACTAAGACTATACAGAAGTGGATACCCCAGCCTTTAACCTTGTGTTCCCTAACTTTCTTCAGAGTTCCCCTTCCCCACcgtggcccccacccccaccccccaacgGACCAAACACAAGCTGGTGGCTGAGGGGAAGAAGCTCACCTTCCGATGTGGGAAGAAAATTGCAGCAAAGGCAGGCAAAGTATAGTGAGTGTCTTATTTAGCCCAATATCACTTCTAATGAATCATGATATCATACCAACAAtggactgaatttaaatgtatttgtactGTTTCTGTAGCTGGTACAAGGACGGAGAGATTTTGGAGTACTCCCACCCTGGCTACATCTCCCTAAAAGACGACCACATCAGTATCGTGGCCAACGCCATCAACGAGGGCACATACACCTGCATCGTGAGGAAAAAGAACAAGGTCCTCACCAACTACTCCTGGAGGGTACGAGTGCGCTTCTGAGGGTGATGCCCCCATCCACACATAGAAGCACTGGTTATTAGCACAGAGAACACAACCATAGAAACAGAATGACCAGAAGAGGAAAAGCCCTTAGACAACTGCATTTTCacacattgacttgaatgggatgtCTGTTCTAGGAATTATATTTCAAAGCGCACCTTCACTCAAACATTGCTTGTTCAAAACAGGGACCTCACTCGGGCACATATTTTAATGTACATTGTCTAAACAATACCCTCAAAACAATCATGTTTTAGGTCTGTTTTTTTGTAATGCATTTTCATATGTGCACAATAAACCCTTTTGTTCTGTGGTAAGTAGTATATTGAATCTAGATGTAAAACTACATTGTGTCCAAGTGAGTATTAGATACACTACTGGCATTGTTTCTGTTATGTATTATGTGAACAATAATGTTCATTGAAGTTAGAGCTCACTGACACT
The DNA window shown above is from Salmo salar chromosome ssa13, Ssal_v3.1, whole genome shotgun sequence and carries:
- the LOC106566877 gene encoding matrix metalloproteinase-23 isoform X1, which gives rise to MVCQTFRSLQRGDFSALLLAVALLGVLFEGMQETTAFPTWRIEEEVHTSGVLMIGIRKDARTQVLHLSRNKRYTLTPEKLKWDKFKLTYKLLSFPRSLMNASDTRRGIAKAFTMWSDVSPFSFREVPADQEADIKIGFYPINHTDCLQSYLHHCFDGITGELAHAFFPPTGEIHFDDHEYWILGNMRFSWKKGVWLTDLVHVAAHEIGHVLGLMHSLNPKAIMHLNATLTGRKLITQDEVWGLHRLYGCLDRLFICPAWARKGYCDSKRKLMQKHCPSSCDFCYEFPFPTVAPTPTPQRTKHKLVAEGKKLTFRCGKKIAAKAGKVYWYKDGEILEYSHPGYISLKDDHISIVANAINEGTYTCIVRKKNKVLTNYSWRVRVRF
- the LOC106566877 gene encoding matrix metalloproteinase-23 isoform X2, with amino-acid sequence MIGIRKDARTQVLHLSRNKRYTLTPEKLKWDKFKLTYKLLSFPRSLMNASDTRRGIAKAFTMWSDVSPFSFREVPADQEADIKIGFYPINHTDCLQSYLHHCFDGITGELAHAFFPPTGEIHFDDHEYWILGNMRFSWKKGVWLTDLVHVAAHEIGHVLGLMHSLNPKAIMHLNATLTGRKLITQDEVWGLHRLYGCLDRLFICPAWARKGYCDSKRKLMQKHCPSSCDFCYEFPFPTVAPTPTPQRTKHKLVAEGKKLTFRCGKKIAAKAGKVYWYKDGEILEYSHPGYISLKDDHISIVANAINEGTYTCIVRKKNKVLTNYSWRVRVRF